In Deltaproteobacteria bacterium, the genomic window CGGTTTTCTCTTTGCACCATCATGAACGTGAAATCGGGCAGGTGTTCTGAGGATTGCGCCTTTTGCGCCCAGTCTTCGCGCCATCGGACCGGCGCCCCGGTCTATCCCTTAAGGCCTGTTGACGAGATCCTCCGTGAGGCAGAGGCGGCGAAAAGGGCCGGTTCCGGTCACTTCAGCATCGTTGCAAGCGGAAGGGGGCCGCAGATCGCTGAGATCGATGCCTACTGCCGGATCGTTCAGGCCGTTTCCGAGAAGGTCGGGATCCCTGTATGCGCCTCGCTCGGCATAGCGGACGCGGCAGTGCTCCAGTCCCTTAGGGATGCGGGGCTCGCCCGGTATCACCACAACCTCGAGACCTCGCACCGTTTCTATCCCGAGATCTGCTCGAGCCACGGCTTTTATGAGCGGATCTCGACCATCCAGGCCGCCAGGGCCGTGGGGCTTGAGGTCTGCTCAGGCGGCATTATCGGGCTCGGCGAGACACGGGAAGACAGGATAGAACTTGCCGCGACCCTTGCATCCCTCGACGTGGCATCCGCTCCCATTAATATCCTTGTCCCTATATCCGGAACACGAATATACGGAGTTCCTCCCTTGCCCCCTGAGGAGATCCTCAGGACCGTGGCCCTCTTTCGGCTCGCCCTGCCGGGAAAGGCCATTCGCATTGCCGGCGGGCGGGAAGGCATGCGCGATCTCCAGGCCGTGCCTTTTCTGGCCGGGGCCGACGCCATGTTGATCGGTGGGTATCTCACAGTCCGGGGCCGTGCCATCGAAGAGGATTTGAGGCTCGTCGAGGGGGTGCAGGGGATCTGGCGGGAGTCCTTAGGGGGGCGCATCAGAGCAAACTGTGTATAATTGCTGGTTGGGCCCCGCAGGGTTTACGGATCGGCCTCTTGGGACCATGGCCGGAGGGGTCTCATCAAAAAGGTTACTATGGATGCTGTAAGGATTCTTACGGGTGTGAGGAGGAACCATGGAGACCATAGGATTTATAGGAGGCGGCCAGATGGCCGAGGCCCTCGTAAAGGGGATCATCAAGGCGGATGTTGCAAAGGCCGAGGCCATTACGGTCTCTGATCCGTCCGTGGAGAGACGCCGACATCTGGCAGAGGTCCATGGCGTCCGGGCGGTCCAGGAAAATCTGGAGGTCATCCGGACCTCACGTCTCATTGT contains:
- the bioB gene encoding biotin synthase BioB; its protein translation is MNAGVFEGIRAELLRAAGLPLYELMSRALSVKLRERGERFSLCTIMNVKSGRCSEDCAFCAQSSRHRTGAPVYPLRPVDEILREAEAAKRAGSGHFSIVASGRGPQIAEIDAYCRIVQAVSEKVGIPVCASLGIADAAVLQSLRDAGLARYHHNLETSHRFYPEICSSHGFYERISTIQAARAVGLEVCSGGIIGLGETREDRIELAATLASLDVASAPINILVPISGTRIYGVPPLPPEEILRTVALFRLALPGKAIRIAGGREGMRDLQAVPFLAGADAMLIGGYLTVRGRAIEEDLRLVEGVQGIWRESLGGRIRANCV